GGCCGTCCTCGGTGCCCATCGCCGCGATTTCGTCGGGCGTGTCCGCGAGGATCGAGCCGACGATGTCGACGTCGTGGACCATCAGGTCGAAGATGACGTTGCCCGGCGCGTCCCGGTCGATCGGCGGCCCGAGGCGCTCGGCCTCGAGGCTGATCACGTCCAGGTCGTCGATCAACTCGGCGACCGTCCGGACGGCCGGGTTGAACCGTTCGATGTGGCCGACCTGCAGGACGAGGTCGCGCTCGTCGGCCAGGTCGGCCATTTGCCGGCCCTCCTCGACCGTCTCGGCGATCGGCTTCTCGACCAGCACGTGGACGTCTTCCTCGAGGCAGGTCGTCACCAGATCGTAGTGGACGTGGGTCGGAACCGCGACCGTGACGACGTCGCAGCGGTCCAGTAGCTCCTCGAGTGGGACCGCCTCGGTGCCGTACTCGTCGGCGACCGTCTGCGCGAGGTCGGTGTCGTGGTCGGAGACGCCGACGAGGTCGACGCCCCGGAGTTCGCTGTACACTCGCGCGTGGTTCTCGCCCATCGCGCCGACGCCGATGACGCCGGCTCGCGTGGGTGTCGTGGGGACCGTGTTCGTGTGTTCCGAGCTCATGTCGAGTGGTAGTGATCGTAGACTGCTTCGACGACGCTTCGCCGCTCGTCGTCGGTCAGGTTGGGGTGGACCGGCAGCGAGAGGACTTCGTTGGCTGCCGCCTCCGCCTCCGGGAACTCCGCCGCAGCCGTGCTGATCGTCTCGTAGGCCGGCTGGCGGTGGATCGGCGTGTCGTAGTAGACCGCCGCGTCGACGTTTCGCTCCTCGAGCGTCGCCGCGAGCGCGTCGCGCTCGGCTTCGTCCGCGGTCCGGACCGTGTACTGGTGGTAGACGTGACGGTAGCCCCGCGGCTCCGTCGGCGTCTCGAGCGGGAGGTCAGACAATCGCTCGTCGTAGAAGGCGGCGTTCTCCCGCCGCGCCTCGTTGAACGCGGGGAGGCGCTCGAGTTGCGTGCGGCCGATCGCGGCCGCGATGGCGGTCATCCGGTAGTTGTGCCCGAGGTCGACGTGTTCGTAGCCGCCGGTACCGGTCTCGGCGCGGCCGTGGTTGATGTAGCTCTGCGCGCGCTCGGCGAGGTCGTCGCGGTCGGTGGTGATCATCCCGCCCTCGCCGGTCGTCATGTTCTTCGTCGGGTAGAACGAGAAGCAGGCCGCGTCGCCGAACGTGCCCACGCGGTCGCCCGTGATCCGCGCGCCGTGGGCCTGGCAGGCGTCCTCGAGGACGAACAGGTCGTGCTCGTCGGCGATCTCACACAGCGCCGGCATGTCGGCGGGGAGGCCGTAGAGGTGAACCGGCAGCAGGCCGACGACGTCCGACCGCTCCGAGAGGACCCGCCGGACGTCGTCCGGATCGAGCGTGTAGGTTTCGGGATCGACGTCCGCGAAGACCGGCTTCGCGCCGGCCAGTCGGATCGCGTTCGCGCTCGCGACGAACGAAAACGGCGAGGTGAGCACCGCGTCGCCGTCCTCGACGCCCAGCGCCTCGAGTGCGGCGTGCAGCGCCGTCGTCCCGTTCGAGGTCGCGACGGCGTGATCCGAACCGCAGTACGCGGCGAATTCCGACTCGAAGGCCCTAACTTCGGGACCGTCCGCCATCGCCCCGCTCTCGAGGACCGATCTGACGCGCTCGATCGCGTCCGCGCTGACGTCGGGGTCCGCGATCGAGACTGACGGGAGCGAGTCGGACGTCTCGACGGCGGCCTCGGTCGTCTCGGCCGGGTCGACGTTGCTGGCCGTCGGCTCCGGCTCCGGTTCCGGTTCCGATTCCGATTCGGGTTCCGGTTCCGCTTCGGTCTCGGTATCGAGGTTCGTGTTACTCATGCTAGATCGTTCGGTCCCTCGAGCGGTTCGGGCAGCTCCTGGATCGTCGCGGGCGTTCCCACCGCGAGGCTGTTCGGCGGCACGTCCTCGGTGACGACGGCGCCGGCAGCGACGAACGCGTTCTCCCCGATCGTCACGCCCGGCAGCAAGGTCGCGTTCGCGCCGACCGAGGCGCCGTCCTCGATCGTCGGCCCCTCGAGGTCGGCGTCCGTCCGAATGGGGTACTCGTCGTTGGTCAGGACGGCGCTCGGGCCGACGAAGACGTTGCTCCCGATGGTCGTCTGGGTCGGAACGTAGACGTTCGTCTGGAGGCTGACGTGCGAGCCGATCGTCGTCTGGCCGTCGATGACCGTCTTCGTGCCGACCAGTACGTCGTCGCCGATCTCCGTTCCTTCGCGCACGAGGACGTCATGGCCGGTCGCGAACCCGTCGCCGATCGTCACGTCGCCGTAGACGATCGAACCGGCCCGGATCGTCGCGTCGTCGCCGATCCGCGTCGGCTCGTCGAACTCGCCGTAGCCGACGGTCGCGTCGGCGTCGATCGTGCAGTCCTCGCCGCGGACGACGTCGTCTGCGTCCGCGTCGCGGACGGCCTCGCTCATCGCGCGACACCTCCGCCGTCCGTCGGTCGTGCCGGTCGCGTCGGTCGGTTCGAGTGGGTGGGGGTCGGCCCACTCGCGCGACTCGTCGGGGGCGAGGACGGTCCTGTTCTCGAACACGTCCGAACGCGCACTCGCACTCGTCGTCGTCGGTGATGCTGTGTCATCGGTTACTCGATACCCGCGAGGGAATCGTGCTGATACACCGGGTAACGAGGTTTTGTTATCTCCGCCCTGACAACGCCGTAGCCAGGAACTACAGCGCTCGAGCGGCCCGAACGCTCTCCCCAACAATCGGCCAAACCCTCCCCCGTATCGACTGTTTTTGCGAGTTTGTGCCGTTCACGGTCGCTGAAACGTCGGATATGCCGTCAGTCACGAGCGCTAACCGGTATAATACGATTTCGGGAGGGTAGCCGAGCGATAGTAAAGGGTCAGCGACTGGCATTCGGTGGTGTGAGGTATCCGAACATCCCCGAACGGTATTCGATTCGGATTCGGGAACGCGAGGGCACGCATGTCTGAACACGAACGTGAACACGAGCTGACGCAGGCCGAACTGTTCGACGTGTTCAGCAACGCCCGCCGGCGTCGAACGGTCCAGTACCTAAAGCGGCAGGGCGGTTCCTGCGATCTCGCGCCGCTGGTCGAGCAGGTCGCGGCCTGGGAGAACGACACCGAACCGGATGATGTGACCCGGACGCAGCGGCGACGGGTCTACATCTCCCTGTACCAGACCCACCTGCCGATGCTCGAGGACCACGGGATCGTCGACTGGGATCCCGACGGCCACGAGATCGACCTGTTGCCGGACGAGGAGGTGTTCGAACCCTACCTCGACCGCCACCACGGCTCGAGCCGTGCGTGGCACCGCTGGTACGCGGCGACCGCAACCGTCGGCGCCGTCGCGTTCGCAGTGGCGGCGCTCTCGCTGGGTCCAGCAACGACCGCCGCAGCCCCAGCCGTTGCGCTGGGCGTTTGCGGCGTCGTCCTCGCGCTCTCGATCGCACAGCACGTCTCGCGGCGACCGGATCTCGATTCCCCGCTCGGTCTCGCGAGTCGATAGGATCGCGTTCAGTCCTGCCCTCCGTATCGTTCACCGCTCGCGCGATACCTGCGCCGCGAGCCGGTGCCGTCGTCTCGGCGGCGCCGCTGCGATCATTTGGCACCGAGCGTCTCGCTTACGGTTCTGCGTCGCTCGAGCACGGTCGTCTGCGCTCGTTTCGAACACAGTCGTCTAGGTTCGGCTCGAGCAGCCGTCGTCGACCGTAATCGATCGTTGCTCGAGTTCACCGGACTCGAGTTCACGTGAGTTCGAGTCGCGATTGCTGCTCGAGCAGTGGCGAGCGTCGACCCCGAGCAGCGATAGCGACGCACGACGAGTAAGTCAGCGCCTCGAGTAACGATAGCGATACGCGAGTCACTGGGTCGAGCAGCGACACATCACCACGGTCAGGCGTCCACAGTTAGGAGCGACCGGTGGAGAGCCAGAAGCCGAAAACACGCCGTAGAACGACAGACTCGGACTCGAGAGCAATCGAGAACCGACGGGTGAACCCGACGAACTCGACGAACCCGGCTACTCGGCCGCGTCCTCGGTGACGGTCACCCAGAAGTAGGTGTCCGCCTCGGCGTTTTCGTTCGTCGGTTCGGCCGGCGGCTCGCCGGGATAGAGCAGGAGACTGATTCGAACGGTCTCGCCGTCGCCAGCCGTCGGCTCGATCTCGTGCTCGGCGACGCCCGTCGCGTCGGCCGAGACAGTCCCGTCGATCTGCCTGAGTTCCGTCCGCTCGACGACTTCACCGTCCTCGAGCACCTGTTCCTGGACGACAACCGTATACGAGGTCTCCTCGCCCTCGTGGTTCTCGATCGCGAACGAGACCGGCACGGACTCGCCGGGTGCCACCTCGTCCGGGAGTTCGCCGGCGACGAGATCGCCGTCCTCGTCCTCGGTGTAGAGGGCGAGTTCCGAGAACCCGCCCGTCGACGCCGGAAAGAGGAAGCCGACGAGCAGCGCCCCGCCCGCGAGCGCAATCGCGACGACGAGGAACACTGAGGAGGCGGTCGCGACCGTCCCCTCGTCCCGGCGCAGTCGCGCCAGTGCCGCCGTCAGCGAGACTGTAAACCGGTCCGGAGCGGGCGTCCGGAGCCGTCGGATCACGCCCAGTTGCGCGAGGACGACGGTGAGGCCGGCCAGCACCGCCGCGGCCGATTCGGTCGCCAGTCCCCACTGCGTCAGCGGGAGAACGATTCCGACGACGGGCACGATCGCGATCGACAGCGCGAACGACAACCCGAGCCGTTCGATCGTATCGATTCCCCGGGGCCGGCGCTCGATCGCCGTCTCCGCGTCCGCTCGAGCGTCCCGGGCTGCCGCCGGGAAAAGAACGGAGACGAGGGCATAACCCGGCAAGAAGAGAACGAGCGGGAGCGCGGCGAGCAGCCGACCGGCGTTCCCGGCCGGAACTCCGGTTACAACGAGTGCTACGAGCGCCGCAAGCAGCGAGGTGAGCGCCAGATCGACCGGATACTTCCGGATGAAACCCAGCTGAGGTCGAGAATTCGTCGGAAAACTCATCGCTGACTCACCGGTTGTCGTGTCGGTTCGACGCTCGTCGATCCAGCTACCATTGTGACCGAAACGGTGCATTCGCTATTGTTTTGTTATGGCCGGGCTATCGCCGGAAACCGGCCGATTGAGAAGCGAACGCACGATCGTCGTCGCCGACTCGATACGCTGGGGCTGACCGGCGGTTCTCGGTTGAAGCGACAGCCTTCGGTAGTCAGTGGATCAGTACAACGTGCTTGCTTCGATCAGTCGACCCTTTCAGCAACCAGGAGACGCCGTGGCGCAGCTGTGTTCTCGGTCTATCCCGTCTGTCGCGTTCGCGTTCCAGCATCTAGTCCGGGGTTCGGAGCTCGAGGGTCGAGGGGAGACCGGAAGCTAAGTCGGTACCGAATGTCGTCTAAAAATCGACGTACTGTGCTTCCCATTCGCGTCGTTCCTCGATCCGCTGTCGACCGGCGTCCGTGATCGCGTAGTAGTTCGTTCGGCGGTCGAGTTGCCCCTTCTCGACGAGATCCTTGTTGACGAGCGTATCGAGGTTCGGATACAGTCGCCCGTGATTGATTTCCGAGCTATAGTACTTCTCGACCTCGTCTTTGACTGTTTGGCCCGATGGGCGGTCAGCGCCCGCGATCACGTACAGCAGATCCCGCTGGAAGCCGGTCAGATCGTGCATTGCTCAATCACAGTGATCGTTCCACTGAGGAGATATTTGTTATCCGTGTCGTACAGCGTTGTTAGCTCATCTTTCAATAATAGTACGGAGAATAAAATATGGCTTCCCGTGACGGTCATGCAACAACGAACGGATTCGATAGGACCGGAAATCAGCTCATACGAACGATCTCCCCGGGGAAATATCCGGCAGGGATCGGTATCAACGAGTGAGAATCACGCCGTGCGTTCGATGTCGGCCGTCCGTTCATCGGTCGTCTCGCCGAGCCAGTCCGATCGATCAGAACCTACCGTCGATGTCAGGGATCGGCATTCGCCAGCGCAACGTCGATCCCGTCCGAACCGATTCGGACCCGCAACTGGTCGACCGTCGCTTCGTAGGCTGTCGTGTGCGATCCGTCGTCCTCGAATCGAACGCACTCCGCGAGGAGATCGCTCTCGAGCAGATTGTTGATTCGTCGATAGACGGTTGCGGACGAACTGTCGGTCCGTTTGGTCAGTTCCTTGGCTGTTTTCGGGCCGTCGCTCGTTGCGACGAGAATGGTACGCGCACACTCGTCGCCGAGGACGTCGAGCTGGGCCGTCGACTCCGCGGTCAGTTCCGATCGGGTGTTACTCGCTTGCGTGGACATAGTGATGCAGTGCTTAGACGCTCGTGGGTGAGAGGGGCAGTCGTTCGCTCTCGGTCTCGAGAGGGGGCGATGCGCGGCGATCGGGTCGGTCGGAAACCGTCATTGGGGATGCCACCATTACGTTCCGGCGATACAACTGGTAAGCGATACGGGTATTTTATAACGATGTACTTTATCGTCCGTAGGACCATCATTCAGTGGCGAAATTTCGTATTTCGGCCGAGAAATATGATATTTCGGCGGGTCTCTCGGTTGATCAATCACTACTTTTCGGACCGAACACAACACAACCCGTGTGAATTCACGTTGAGGTCGATCGATACGCTGTCGTCGAATGTAGCGCCCTCATGGCTCGCTGCTACGTAATTAGGCGGAAAGACGCTATTTCCGGGCGTCCAATTCCGTGGGGCAGGTGAACGGTCGCCCTCCTTTATTCGCATCTGCTACCCTCCCTTGTACTGTGCTCGGACGACTCCGTTGCACGCACGTCGCCACCGGCGTTCCCGCGTCCCTGGGCGACGGTCGACTCGGTCGGTACCGAACGACGATCGCGATGGGTGCGACTCCGCGCCCACGCCTACACCCCCATCACAACACACTATGAACTCGAACCAACACGAATGGCGACCCATGGAATCGTCGACGGCCGGTGCACGCTGTCGAAACTGCGGGACCCACGTCACCCAACAGTTCGCCCGCGTCTTCGGCGACAACGGCGACGTCGTCCACGGCTGTCCCGGCTGTACGACCTATCGGGAGATGCAGTCGGGCAGCCACCTGCCGAGTGACACTCCGGAGTAAACCGCGCAGTTCGGTGCGGGTCGCGCTCGTCGCGCCCCAGCACCGTAACCGGCGCGTCACGTTTCCGATCGTGACCGAGCCACCGATGTATTCCCGTTAACCACTTTCTCACCCAGCCCGGACGGTTCAAATCGGACTCGGTGATCGACCGGTCGCCGATCCGCGAGAGACACGCTTTCGTTCCGCAACCGGATCGGATACGACGTCGAGACAGCCACCGCACGTGACGGGACAACCGACCGGTGTCCGTCTCATCGCCGGCCTGGACGCCTGCGCTGGTCGATACCGCCGTCACGCCCCTCGTTTCTCGAGCGAGAGTTCAATCGTTTCCCATAAATGCGTCTGTAAATAATACAGCAGGTTAAAGTTAGTGGTTCGCAAAACAGGAGACGTGTATGATGGTAGGCGATGGACTGCCCGTCGATAGCGTGTTCGCGATCTCCTCCTAATCAATGTCGGTTCAGACGAGTCGTTCCGGGTCGCTGGCGGAAAGCGAGGTGTTTCACATCCTCGGCAACGACAGGCGCCGTGCAATCGTCCAGTTGCTCGCGAACGAATCCGGTCAGATCGACGTCTCGCAGGTGGCAACCGAAATCGCCGAAACGGAATCCGATACCACGCCCGTCCCGAACAACCTCTACAAGAGCGTTTACGTCTCCCTCCAGCAGACGCATCTCCCCCAACTCGAGGAGGACGACGTCATCGAGTACGACTCGGATGCGAAGACGATCAGCCCCGGTCCGCACTTCGACGACGTCCTCGCGTACGTCAACGGCCACGACGACGATCCGTCGACGATCCTCCAGCTCCATCTCGTCACCGCCGTGCTCGGCCTCGCGGTCATCGCGCTCGCCGGCCTCGAGCTGCCGGCGCTCTCGAGTATCGATCCCGTGCTGTGGAGCGTGCTCGTGTTGCTCGCGGTCGCGGCCAGCAGCCTCTATCGGCTGTTGACCTAAGCTCGTTCGTCACGCTCCGATCGGAACCCGAGTCAACTAGTTCTCCACCGTTCGAGCCGTCACGTACGTACTTTGCGTAAAGCGACGTATTTGACCGGAGGGCCGCGTACGAACGCGACGACAAAAAATAGGATGCGCTCGAGTAGTTCGAGTCCGATTCGTTAGCTCGCGCTAACGACGCCAACGACCGTTTCGTTGTCCTCGGACTCGTCGGGGTACTCGTCAGTGTCGTTCCCGGCGTCAGTGTCGTCGGTCTCGTTCGTCGTCTCGTCGTCGAGACCGTCGTCGGCGTCGGTGTCGGTATCGTCAGTGCCCGTGTCCGTGTCGCCGTCTTCAGTGAGTTCGATGAAGGCCACTTCGCCCGTCGCGTCCGTCAGGACCATCTGGACGTAGTCGCCCGCGGCGAACTCGCTCGTGTCGATCTCGAAGGTGACGTCTTGGCTTTCGCCGCCCTCGAGGGTGACTTCCTGCGATTCGATGAGGTCACCGTCGAGTCGGAACTGGATCTCCTGGGTGTCCTCCGTGTCGCCCGGATTCGTGATCGTCGCGGTGACGGTGATCGTCTCACCGATCTCCGCGGTCTCCGGTGCGTCGAACGAGTCGACCTCGAACGGCTCGGTCGGCTCCTCGACGTCATCCGGTTCCTCCTCGACTGGCTCCTCGTCGGTTTCGTTGGGTTCCTCACCGATCGGTTCGTCATCGGTTTCGTCCGGCACCTCAACGGGTTCGTCGTCCGTTTCGTTTGGCTCCTCTTCAACCGGCTCCTCGTCGGGCTCTTCCTCAATCGGTTCGTCGTCAGTCTCGTTGGGTTCTTCGCCGATCGGTTCTTCAGGTTCTTCCTCCACCGGCTCCTCGTCGATCGGTTCTTCGGGTTCTTCCTCAACCGGTTCTTCATCTACCGGTTCGTCGGTCGGCTCCTCAGGCTCTTCAGGTTCTTCGACGGGTTCCTCCGGACCCTCGTCGATACCTTCGACGAGGACGAAGATGGTTGCCTGCTCGATCGTCACGTCGATCTGCCCGTCGGCATCCGTCATCATCGTCTCGTCACTGGTCTCGTCGCTATCGAGGCCAGTATCCGTCGCGTTGTCGTCGTATTCGTCACCGTTAGTGGTCTCGTTCTCGAGTCCGTCTTCGTCGACGCCGTCGTCGGTGTCGTCGGCGTCATCGGTATCGTCGGTCACCGTTTCGTCGGACTCGGACTCCTGTGGCGATTCAGATTGGTCCTGGACGACGAGGATCGTCGCCTGCTCGACCGTGATCTGGTAGCCGGACTCAGCCGCGTCCGTCTCGTCCACCGAGGTATCGATGGCCGTATCTTCGACGTCGTCAGCGGCGTCCGTCTCGTTGGTGTCGTCGGTCACCGTTTCGTCGTCATCGCTGATCGGACTCTCTTCGGCTGTGTCGTTCTCGGTCGGCGTTTCGTCGACCGATTCGTTGTCGTCGATACCGTCGGTGTCGTCTTCGATCGTTTCGTCCGTGTCGTCGGTGTCGTTCTGGATCGGCTCCGACTCATCGGTATCGTCCGTGACGGGATCCTCGTCCCCGTCAGTCGTCTGGACGTCTTCAGCGACGACGAAGATCGTCGCCTGGCCGACAGTCACGGTCTGGCCGTCGGCACCCATCTCGGAGTCGCCGTCGCTGATCTGCACGTCTTCAACGACGACGAAAACGGTCGCCTGACCGACGGTGATCTCGTGGGCACCGTCGACCGTCATGTCGTCGTCAGTCGTCTCGTTGAGATCGTCCTCAACGGGCGTGTCGACGTCGTCAGTATCGTTGAGCGTCTCCTCGTCGCTGTCGTTGATCGTGTCTCCGTCACCGTTGCCACCGATGGTGTCGGTGTCATCCTCCGTCTCGTCCGGAGACTCCGTCGGCATCTGGTCGCCGTGGATCGGCGTCACGTCAGCGTCCTCGATCGAAATCTCGATCTGCTGATCGCTTACGTCCATGCCGTTCTCGAGGTGGTCGTCAGCGCCGTCACCGTTCTCGACGCCGTTCATGATGGCGTCGCCGTTTTCGATGTCGTTGACGACGGTGTCGTTCTCGACGCCGTTCGTGGCATCATCGTCTTCGACACCGTCTCCGTCGGTCATCGTGTCGTCGTGCGGTAGGCCGTCCGACTCGACGACCGCGAAGATGTTCGCCTCCTCGATCACGACGTTGATCGCAGCCTCGATGTCGTCGGGTTCTTCAGCGGGCTCTTCGTCAACT
This portion of the Halopiger aswanensis genome encodes:
- a CDS encoding PadR family transcriptional regulator; the protein is MHDLTGFQRDLLYVIAGADRPSGQTVKDEVEKYYSSEINHGRLYPNLDTLVNKDLVEKGQLDRRTNYYAITDAGRQRIEERREWEAQYVDF
- a CDS encoding DUF7344 domain-containing protein, which codes for MSVQTSRSGSLAESEVFHILGNDRRRAIVQLLANESGQIDVSQVATEIAETESDTTPVPNNLYKSVYVSLQQTHLPQLEEDDVIEYDSDAKTISPGPHFDDVLAYVNGHDDDPSTILQLHLVTAVLGLAVIALAGLELPALSSIDPVLWSVLVLLAVAASSLYRLLT
- a CDS encoding DUF7344 domain-containing protein, translating into MSEHEREHELTQAELFDVFSNARRRRTVQYLKRQGGSCDLAPLVEQVAAWENDTEPDDVTRTQRRRVYISLYQTHLPMLEDHGIVDWDPDGHEIDLLPDEEVFEPYLDRHHGSSRAWHRWYAATATVGAVAFAVAALSLGPATTAAAPAVALGVCGVVLALSIAQHVSRRPDLDSPLGLASR
- a CDS encoding DUF7282 domain-containing protein, with the protein product MNARNQLLVVLTALMMVCSSGAMVVGAASGSGSGATVDEQSASEGATVETQTQTQAQEQAQDENDTGDEPIAIEPDEGDGDTDDGDGGQPAYVTFEDQTTQGQTVVVDEVTMANGGFVVIHDSSLLVENVIGSVIGTSTYLEAGTHENVEITLDEPLEESETLIAMPHRDTNGNQQYDFVEQQGQADGPYLVDDMPVTDQATVTVGETEQPVDEEPNETDDEPVVEQPEEPVEEEPNETDDIPVEEEPNETDDEPVVEQPEEPVEEEPNETDDIPVEEEPEEPVEEEPNETDEVPVEQPEEPVDEEPAEEPDDIEAAINVVIEEANIFAVVESDGLPHDDTMTDGDGVEDDDATNGVENDTVVNDIENGDAIMNGVENGDGADDHLENGMDVSDQQIEISIEDADVTPIHGDQMPTESPDETEDDTDTIGGNGDGDTINDSDEETLNDTDDVDTPVEDDLNETTDDDMTVDGAHEITVGQATVFVVVEDVQISDGDSEMGADGQTVTVGQATIFVVAEDVQTTDGDEDPVTDDTDESEPIQNDTDDTDETIEDDTDGIDDNESVDETPTENDTAEESPISDDDETVTDDTNETDAADDVEDTAIDTSVDETDAAESGYQITVEQATILVVQDQSESPQESESDETVTDDTDDADDTDDGVDEDGLENETTNGDEYDDNATDTGLDSDETSDETMMTDADGQIDVTIEQATIFVLVEGIDEGPEEPVEEPEEPEEPTDEPVDEEPVEEEPEEPIDEEPVEEEPEEPIGEEPNETDDEPIEEEPDEEPVEEEPNETDDEPVEVPDETDDEPIGEEPNETDEEPVEEEPDDVEEPTEPFEVDSFDAPETAEIGETITVTATITNPGDTEDTQEIQFRLDGDLIESQEVTLEGGESQDVTFEIDTSEFAAGDYVQMVLTDATGEVAFIELTEDGDTDTGTDDTDTDADDGLDDETTNETDDTDAGNDTDEYPDESEDNETVVGVVSAS
- a CDS encoding DUF7563 family protein, which encodes MESSTAGARCRNCGTHVTQQFARVFGDNGDVVHGCPGCTTYREMQSGSHLPSDTPE
- a CDS encoding DUF1616 domain-containing protein translates to MSFPTNSRPQLGFIRKYPVDLALTSLLAALVALVVTGVPAGNAGRLLAALPLVLFLPGYALVSVLFPAAARDARADAETAIERRPRGIDTIERLGLSFALSIAIVPVVGIVLPLTQWGLATESAAAVLAGLTVVLAQLGVIRRLRTPAPDRFTVSLTAALARLRRDEGTVATASSVFLVVAIALAGGALLVGFLFPASTGGFSELALYTEDEDGDLVAGELPDEVAPGESVPVSFAIENHEGEETSYTVVVQEQVLEDGEVVERTELRQIDGTVSADATGVAEHEIEPTAGDGETVRISLLLYPGEPPAEPTNENAEADTYFWVTVTEDAAE
- a CDS encoding winged helix-turn-helix domain-containing protein gives rise to the protein MSTQASNTRSELTAESTAQLDVLGDECARTILVATSDGPKTAKELTKRTDSSSATVYRRINNLLESDLLAECVRFEDDGSHTTAYEATVDQLRVRIGSDGIDVALANADP
- a CDS encoding acyltransferase codes for the protein MSEAVRDADADDVVRGEDCTIDADATVGYGEFDEPTRIGDDATIRAGSIVYGDVTIGDGFATGHDVLVREGTEIGDDVLVGTKTVIDGQTTIGSHVSLQTNVYVPTQTTIGSNVFVGPSAVLTNDEYPIRTDADLEGPTIEDGASVGANATLLPGVTIGENAFVAAGAVVTEDVPPNSLAVGTPATIQELPEPLEGPNDLA
- a CDS encoding Gfo/Idh/MocA family protein — protein: MSSEHTNTVPTTPTRAGVIGVGAMGENHARVYSELRGVDLVGVSDHDTDLAQTVADEYGTEAVPLEELLDRCDVVTVAVPTHVHYDLVTTCLEEDVHVLVEKPIAETVEEGRQMADLADERDLVLQVGHIERFNPAVRTVAELIDDLDVISLEAERLGPPIDRDAPGNVIFDLMVHDVDIVGSILADTPDEIAAMGTEDGRYATATMEYDDVVATLTASRVTQKKVRKLSVTARECFVEVDYLEQSVLIHRDSFPEYVNDEGQKRYRHESVVERPRVDNGEPLRHELESFVESVRTGTEPEVTPQDGIEALEAVQTIDSIVADDDQLASGQTYEREQDREVEAE
- a CDS encoding DegT/DnrJ/EryC1/StrS family aminotransferase; this translates as MSNTNLDTETEAEPEPESESEPEPEPEPTASNVDPAETTEAAVETSDSLPSVSIADPDVSADAIERVRSVLESGAMADGPEVRAFESEFAAYCGSDHAVATSNGTTALHAALEALGVEDGDAVLTSPFSFVASANAIRLAGAKPVFADVDPETYTLDPDDVRRVLSERSDVVGLLPVHLYGLPADMPALCEIADEHDLFVLEDACQAHGARITGDRVGTFGDAACFSFYPTKNMTTGEGGMITTDRDDLAERAQSYINHGRAETGTGGYEHVDLGHNYRMTAIAAAIGRTQLERLPAFNEARRENAAFYDERLSDLPLETPTEPRGYRHVYHQYTVRTADEAERDALAATLEERNVDAAVYYDTPIHRQPAYETISTAAAEFPEAEAAANEVLSLPVHPNLTDDERRSVVEAVYDHYHST